A window of Phyllopteryx taeniolatus isolate TA_2022b chromosome 19, UOR_Ptae_1.2, whole genome shotgun sequence contains these coding sequences:
- the LOC133469736 gene encoding myoferlin-like isoform X2 — MLRILVESAASLPKKKVGSPDPITTVVFRDEKKKTNSIDSEVNPVWNEILEFNLNGAALEPNSHVDVIVKDSETFGKDKFIGSTRIPLRELASGQLRSLPSKNVPLVDENGHNIGATVNLVIGYDPPPNANSNADESHDGDSTLDSGGGEQGDETAPDGAPGGSAMSPSTPGHSASLRRRVVRSQNRRRLVNKPQDFQIRIRLIKARQLPGNNIKPVVKVQVCGQTHRTRIKRGNNPFFDEMFFYNVHMLPSDLFEQNIGFRVYNSYSLRADSLMGEFKLDVGYVYDEPGHCVMRKWLLLNDPDDSSSGAKGYLKVSLFVVGIGDEQPSEKRGSNDDQDDIESNLLLPAGVTLRWATLSLKVFRAEDIPQMDDAFIQSLKEVFGGNENKKNLVDPFIEARFAGKKLCTQIVEKNANPEWNQVLNLQVKFPSMCERVKLTVFDWDRVTGNDAVGTTYFNLAKIASSGGEIEEEHAGNAEMSSFEAGTGESEVGFLPVFGPCFINLYGSPREFSGLPDPYEDLNLGKGEGVAYRGRVLVEMSTKLEGKVDKAVDSIPSDDILVVQKYQRRRKFCLCAVFHSASMIQEPGEPIQFEVSIGNYGNKLDTTCKPLASTTQYSCAVFDGNHYYYLPWAGTKPVVVVTSFWEDISHRMDTVNIILYIYRRLQSNLEDFRTAVLAKAPDKQLSGVWVKLLSQLIEDLENFPTPELEGRSNLTSLDLQLKKLRDSGLKSIERAARRMREEAQDIPDTLADIESWAEKLSSLAEEPQNSMPDVIIWMLRGESRVAYSRIPAHQILYSTYSEQACGQHCGKTHTIVLKYPMDKNRGLKVPVQIRVNMWLGLSAHEKKFNSFSEGTFSVFAELYENQASMFGKWGTTGLVGRHKFSDVTGNLKLKKEYFMPPRGWEWESGWFIDPEKALLTEADAGHTEFMDEVFQNETRFPGGEWKAASEPFTDVNGEKSRNPGEFDCPPGWTWEDEWTVDINRAVDDQGWECGLTIPPDDKPRSWVPAEKVYHVHRRRRLVRPRKRVALPAGATMERRDQGDPEGWEFSSLIGRKFHRKERSSDTFRRRRWRRKMAPEDRLGASAIFKLEGALGVDTEEKERSSKGDVTKMFGANTPTVSCSLDRSCMYHLRVYVYQARNMTSMDKDSFSDPYAHVSFLHLSKTTEKLRATLNPTWDQTLIFNHVEIYGDPQALAQHPPDVVIEFYDHDQVGKDELLGRCLCAPLVKLNPSMDQTPKLLWHPIMQRGCEEGAALVAAELILKDKSGESDLPLVPPKRAENLYMVPQGIRPIVQLTAVEILAWGLRNMKPYQLATVSSPSLVVECGGDRVESAVIRNMKKSPNFPSSVLFIKVLLPKDEMYTPPIVLKVIDHRPFGRKPVVGQCTITSLEQFRCDPYVITAEGAMASKMALMAALPSRHVSINMDETRLLLETQEKQTVDWWSKFYVSVGEHEKCGPYIKKGYDTLKVYDCELEDIPQFKGLTDFCSTFKLQRGKNEDGDDDPSVVGEFKGSFKVYPLPDDPGVTPPPRQFRELPDSGPQECLVRIYVVQAIDLQPKDNNGRCDPYMKISLGKNTIDDRDHYLPNTTNPVFGRMFEMTCFLPQDKDLKISVYDYDLLSRDEKVGETVIDLENRFLSRYNSYCGLPQTYCTSGINQWRDQLKPSEILENLARLKGFSKPRTEDNGNSLAFNGREYTLAQFEDKKEIHEHLGPAWERLCLHVLRTQGLVPEHVEARTLYSSFQPNLSQGRLQMWVDVFPKSMGAPGPPFDITPRKPKKHFLRVVIWNTTDVTLDETSVTGEHMSDIYVKGWMPGMEEDKQRTDVHYRSLDGDGNFNWRFVFEFDYLPAEQLCLVSKKEHFWSLDKTEFRIPPKLSIQIWDNDKFSLDDYLGTLELYLHNLIPPAKTPEKCSLSMMDNVDTDVQHKPEPAKCLFTQKSVRGWWPCSIERDGNKALGGKVEMTLEIVSEADVDEKPAGKGRDEPNMNPKLDPPKRPETSFFWFTNPCKTMKFIVWRRFRCLFIGLIILTIVLLFLAILLYSLPNYISMKIVKPLK, encoded by the exons ATGTTGCGGATTTTGGTAGAGTCAGCTGCAAGTCTGCCCAAAAAGAAAGTTGGAAGTCCTGATCCAATCACAACAGTGGTGTTTAGAG atgaaaagaaaaaaacaaactctaTTGACAGTGAAGTGAATCCTGTATGGAATGAG ATCCTTGAGTTTAACCTGAACGGAGCCGCGCTAGAACCCAACTCCCATGTTGACGTGATTGTGAAAGACTCCGAGACTTTTGGGAAAGATAA ATTCATCGGGTCAACAAGAATTCCTTTGAGAGAGCTTGCCTCTGGTCAACTTAGATCATTACCATCTAAAAATGTGCCTCTAGTTGATGAGAATGGCCACAATATTGGT GCCACCGTGAACCTCGTCATTGGCTATGATCCTCCACCCAATGCTAACTCAAATGCCGACGAGTCACATGATGGTGATTCTACTTTGGATTCTG GTGGTGGAGAACAAGGTGATGAGACTGCACCTGATGGGGCTCCGGGTGGTTCTGCGATGAGTCCCTCGACTCCCGGTCACTCCGCTAGCCTCCGCAGGCGAGTCGTAAGGTCACAGAACAGACGGCGGCTTGTCAACAAACCTCAGGACTTCCAG ATCCGCATCCGTCTCATCAAGGCCCGTCAGTTGCCAGGCAACAACATCAAGCCGGTGGTCAAGGTTCAGGTGTGCGGCCAGACCCACAGGACAAGGATTAAGCGGGGAAACAACCCATTCTTTGACGAG ATGTTTTTCTATAATGTCCACATGCTTCCATCAGACCTGTTTGAACAGAACATCGGTTTTCGG GTTTATAATTCCTACTCCCTAAGGGCTGACAGTCTGATGGGAGAATTTAAG CTTGACGTTGGCTATGTGTATGATGAACCAG GCCACTGTGTCATGAGGAAGTGGCTGCTCCTGAACGATCCGGATGACTCCAGCTCTGGGGCGAAAGGGTACCTGAAAGTCAGCCTTTTCGTGGTGGGGATCGGTGACGAGCAGCCG TCAGAGAAGAGGGGATCCAATGATGACCAAGATGACATTGAAAGTAACCTGCTGCTTCCAGCTGGTGTCACTCTACGATGGGCCACGTTATCGCTCAAGGTTTTCAGGGCAGAAGATATCCCGCAAA TGGATGATGCCTTCATCCAGTCACTCAAGGaagtttttgggggaaatgaaaaTAAGAAGAACCTGGTGGATCCTTTCATAGAGGCTCGTTTCGCTGGCAAAAAG CTATGTACTCAGATCGTAGAGAAGAACGCAAACCCAGAGTGGAACCAAGTGTTGAATCTCCAAGTCAAG TTCCCATCTATGTGTGAGCGTGTCAAACTGACAGTCTTTGATTG GGATCGTGTGACCGGGAATGATGCTGTTGGCACCACATACTTCAACCTGGCCAAAATAGCCTCCTCTGGGGGTGAAATAGAAG AGGAACATGCAGGAAATGCGGAAATGTCATCATTTGAAG CCGGAACGGGAGAGTCAGAGGTTGGTTTCCTGCCTGTCTTTGGTCCCTGCTTCATCAACCTCTATGGCAGCCCCAGAGAGTTCAGTGGACTGCCTGACCCTTACGAAGATCTGAATTTGGGAAAG GGTGAAGGAGTGGCCTACAGGGGCAGGGTCCTGGTCGAAATGTCCACGAAGTTAGAGGGCAAAGTTGACAAAGCAGTAGACAGCATCCCCAGTGATGACATCTTGGTGGTACAG AAATACCAGAGGAGAAGGAAGTTCTGTCTCTGTGCAGTCTTCCACAGTGCCTCCATGATACAAGAACCAGGGGAGCCGATCCAGTTTGAGGTCAGCATCGGTAACTATGGCAACAAACTCGACACCACCTGCAAACCGTTGGCCTCCACCACTCAGTATAGCTGTGCTGTGTTTGATG GTAACCACTACTATTACCTGCCGTGGGCTGGCACCAAGCCAGTAGTCGTGGTCACCTCATTCTGGGAGGACATCAGCCACCGCATGGACACTGTCAATATTATCCTTTATATCTATCGCCGCTTG CAATCTAACCTAGAAGACTTTAGAACAGCTGTCTTGGCTAAAGCACCCGACAAACAGCTATCTGGTGTCTGGGTGAAGTTGCTGAGTCAGCTTATTGAAGACCTAGAAAA TTTCCCAACACCGGAGCTGGAAGGCCGTTCCAACCTGACATCCCTGGACCTCCAACTCAAGAAGCTGCGAGACAGTGGCTTGAAGAGCATCGAGCGGGCGGCCAGACGCATGAGAGAGGAGGCCCAAGACATCCCTGACACTCTGGCTGACATCGAGTCGTGGGCGGAAAAACTCTCATCGCTTGCGGAAGAG CCCCAGAACAGCATGCCCGATGTAATCATTTGGATGCTCCGCGGTGAGAGCAGGGTGGCCTACAGCCGCATACCAGCTCACCAAATCCTCTACTCCACATACAGTGAGCAGGCTTGTGGACAACACTGTGGCAAAACCCATACTATCGTTTTAAAG TACCCAATGGACAAAAACAGAGGCTTGAAGGTGCCTGTTCAGATTCGAGTCAACATGTGGCTGGGTTTGTCTGCACATGAAAAGAAGTTCAACTCCTTTTCTGAGGGGACCTTCAGTGTGTTTGCAGAGCTG TACGAGAACCAAGCCAGTATGTTTGGAAAGTGGGGAACCACAGGACTGGTGGGGCGCCATAAATTCTCTGACGTAACGGGCAACCTCAAGTTGAAAAAGGAGTACTTCATGCCTCCGAGAGGATGGGAGTGGGAGTCGGGCTGGTTTATTGACCCGGAGAAAGC TCTCTTAACGGAGGCAGATGCAGGACACACTGAATTCATGGATGAGGTTTTCCAAAATGAGACCCGCTTCCCTGGTGGAGAGTGGAAGGCCGCCTCCGAGCCTTTCACCGATGTG AATGGAGAGAAAAGCCGAAATCCAGGGGAATTCGATTGTCCTCCTGGCTGGACGTGGGAGGATGAGTGGACAGTTGACATCAACAGAGCTGTGGATGATCAAG GATGGGAATGTGGACTGACCATTCCCCCAGATGACAAGCCTCGGTCCTGGGTGCCGGCGGAGAAGGTGTACCACGTCCACCGTAGGAGACGGCTGGTTCGACCTCGCAAGAGAGTCGCACTTCCTGCGGGTGCCACCATGGAG AGGCGCGACCAGGGAGATCCGGAGGGCTGGGAATTCTCATCACTGATCGGCCGGAAGTTCCACAGGAAGGAGCGTTCGTCGGATACGTTTCGTCGGCGGCGGTGGAGGAGAAAGATGGCGCCAGAAGACCGCTTAGGAGCATCAGCCATCTTCAAACTCGAGGGTGCACTG GGTGTTGATacagaggagaaagaaagaagctCCAAGGGCGACGTCACTAAGATGTTTGGTGCCAACACGCCCACTGTGTCCTGCTCCTTAGACC GGTCATGTATGTATCACCTACGTGTGTATGTCTATCAGGCAAGAAACATGACATCTATGGACAAAGACAGTTTTTCTG ATCCCTATGCCCACGTCTCTTTCCTACATCTAAGTAAGACAACAGAAAAGCTGCGTGCAACGTTAAACCCAACCTGGGACCAAACCCTGATTTTTAATCATGTGGAAATTTACGGGGACCCGCAGGCTCTTGCGCAACATCCCCCGGATGTTGTCATAGAATTCTACGACCATGACCAAGTG GGCAAGGATGAGCTGTTGGGTCGGTGTCTTTGCGCTCCACTGGTCAAGTTGAATCCCAGCATGGATCAGACACCCAAACTGCTTTGGCATCCCATCATGCAGAGGGGGTGCGAGGAAGGGGCGGCACTGGTTGCTGCTGAACTTATTCTCAAAGATAAG TCAGGAGAGTCAGATCTTCCTCTGGTTCCCCCAAAGAGGGCAGAGAACCTCTACATGGTTCCGCAAGGTATCCGGCCGATTGTGCAGCTCACTGCGGTGGAG ATTCTAGCATGGGGTCTGAGGAACATGAAGCCCTATCAGCTGGCCACAGTGTCCTCACCCAGCCTGGTGGTGGAGTGCGGCGGGGACAGGGTGGAATCTGCAGTCATCAGGAACATGAAGAAGAGCCCCAACTTCCCCAGCTCGGTCCTCTTCATCAAAGTG CTTCTACCGAAGGATGAGATGTACACTCCTCCGATTGTGCTAAAGGTGATTGACCACCGTCCATTTGGCAGGAAACCGGTGGTGGGCCAGTGCACCATCACCTCTCTGGAGCAGTTCCGCTGCGATCCGTATGTGATCACGGCCGAGGGAGCTATGGCTTCCAAAA TGGCCCTCATGGCGGCGTTGCCTTCCAGACACGTTTCCATCAACATGGATGAAACTAGACTACTGTTAGAAACTCAG GAAAAGCAGACTGTGGATTGGTGGAGTAAATTCTACGTTTCGGTGGGCGAGCATGAGAAATGTGGCCCTTATATCAAGAAAGGATATGACACCCTCAAA GTCTATGACTGTGAACTCGAAGACATCCCACAATTCAAAGGGCTGACAGACTTCTGCAGCACTTTCAAACTGCAGCGAGGCAAGAACGAGGACGGGGATGACGACCCGAGTGTGGTCGGGGAGTTCAAG GGCTCGTTTAAAGTGTACCCTCTGCCAGATGACCCAGGTGTCACCCCTCCCCCCCGGCAATTCCGAGAGCTGCCCGATAGTGGACCCCAGGAGTGTCTGGTCAGGATTTATGTGGTCCAGGCCATCGATCTCCAGCCTAAAGACAATAACGGCAGA TGTGACCCATATATGAAGATATCCCTGGGAAAGAACACAATTGATGACAGAGACCATTACCTCCCCAACACAACCAACCCTGTGTTTGGAAG GATGTTTGAGATGACGTGTTTCCTGCCCCAAGACAAAGACCTGAAAATCTCCGTTTACGACTATGACCTCCTGAGTCGCGACGAGAAGGTCGGGGAGACGGTGATCGATCTGGAGAACCGCTTCCTGTCCCGTTATAACTCCTACTGCGGCCTGCCACAAACCTACTGCAC TTCTGGAATCAACCAGTGGCGGGACCAGCTGAAGCCGTCTGAGATCTTGGAGAACCTAGCTCGCCTGAAAGGCTTTTCCAAACCCAGGACGGAGGACAACGGCAATTCACTTGCCTTTAATGGAAGAGAATACACGCTAGCTCAGTTTG AGGACAAAAAGGAGATTCATGAACACTTGGGTCCAGCCTGGGAGCGTCTGTGTCTGCATGTCTTGCGAACACAGGGACTGGTACCCGAGCATGTGGAGGCCAGGACACTTTACAGCAGCTTTCAGCCCAATCTGTCCCAG GGAAGGCTTCAGATGTGGGTGGATGTTTTCCCCAAAAGCATGGGCGCGCCCGGTCCCCCTTTTGACATCACCCCACGCAAGCCGAAGAA GCATTTCCTGCGCGTCGTCATTTGGAACACGACAGACGTGACTCTGGATGAGACGAGCGTCACCGGAGAGCACATGAGCGACATTTATGTTAAAGG TTGGATGCCAGGAATGGAGGAGGACAAGCAGCGGACCGATGTCCACTACAGGTCTCTAGACGGAGACGGCAACTTCAATTGGAGGTTCGTCTTTGAATTTGACTACCTTCCTGCGGAGCAACTCTGCCTCGTCTCAAAGAAG GAGCACTTTTGGAGTCTGGACAAAACTGAGTTCAGGATCCCACCCAAACTGAGTATCCAGATATGGGACAATGACAAATTCTCACTGGATGATTATCTTG GAACGCTGGAGCTCTATTTGCACAACTTGATTCCCCCTGCAAAGACGCCAGAGAAGTGCTCACTGTCCATGATGGACAATGTGGATACAGACGTGCAACACAAGCCTGAACCTGCCAAGTGTCTGTTTACCCAGAAGTCAGTGAGGGGCTGGTGGCCCTGTTCTATTGAGCGAGATGGGAACAAGGCCTTAGGG GGCAAAGTagagatgactttggaaattgTGAGTGAAGCTGATGTGGATGAAAAACCGGCAGGAAAAGGCAGGGATGAACCAAACATGAACCCTAAACTGGACCCTCCCAA GCGCCCAGAAACATCCTTCTTTTGGTTCACCAACCCATGCAAGACCATGAAGTTCATTGTATGGCGAAGGTTCCGGTGTCTCTTCATTGGACTCATTATTCTCACCATTgtgctcctcttcctcgccATCTTGCTGTACTCTCTACCG AACTACATCTCCATGAAGATAGTGAAGCCACTAAAATAA